AGAAATACAACGggtgtatttacatttaactcCCATTATATCCCGAAAAACATCCACAACATGAGATGTACGTCCCTCTCAGGCATTTATGATAAATGTATGATTATAAGAACAAACAGCCGAGAtgtgacaaaaagaaaataacgaCAGTGGAAGAAAGATGTCAggagatgaaaataaaaccaaaaccatgCAACGATGCAACGGCACCAAATCTTCAGGGGCTAAAATATCAATTACACTACGTGAAAAGTCAAAGTCTCACAGCACACACTGGTTGGTTATAATGCAACAACCCTCATCTTCCTATGAAGCAGTTTGTCATGCTTATctgttaaatgtcaaataaattaaaatataattgtgTATATTTGCTCAGCTCTGGAGTCAGCGAAGGTTCAGGCGGTACACTACCTGCATGTTGTCCGGCTCGTCACCTCGATGTTGTCCTCGGGGAATCCGGTGAGGGGACGGAGGCAGAAGTCCGACTAAGTGAGCCTGGAAGCTCTGgacacagcaaaaaaacaatgaggAGAGAATTACAGCCGAGACAGAAACAGTATGAAGTGACTATTTCAAACTCCCCAACATCAGATGAATGGTTACTTTTAAATCATTAACCAGCATTACACTTCTCTAGAGTCCATGCTGACGGTGCTTATTGCCAACATCAACCTAAAACTACCAAATATTCAAAAGAGTGGTTACTAAAGTTTGGTTTCTTACTGTGTCCCGTCCCGAGAGCAGAACCAATAACGTTGCAGCATATTGACACGACAGTCTGTAATAATTTAGTCAAATTAAGAGGAGAAACGTCGGTATCACAATGTACCTCGAGCAGCTGTGTGGACAGTCGAGCCATTTGGGCCTTGAGCGCCTCGTTTTCCTGCTGAAGACTCTCCAGCTCCGTGTGTCCTCTTCCAGCTTCACAGCCCTGAAACCAATGTACGTACAGTCATTAGAATTTTAAGAGGATtccacatgttaaaaaaacaacaaaggttTACGAAATGCTTTACCTTGGTCTGTTCCTTTTGTGCCTCGAGCTCCTGCTTCAGGGAGGTGTTCTCCTGTTCCAAAGCCTTAACCAGCAACGACTGACTGGGATGTCTGTGCTGCTTCAAGGACAAGATGGTGGCATCGAGCTGACGGACCTGGAGCAGAGAATAAAAGGGTTTCAGTTTAGTGACGGGGAGAGATACATGAGCCAGCCTGTCGGTTTTTAAAGTTAACGTCAGTTGCTCAGCTCACCTTCTCTCTGGACTGCAccatgtctcctttaatgttTCGCACTTCTGCCTGAAGCCGCTCGTTCTCCTgcctcagcagctgctgctcttgGTCCATCAGCCGAGACATCTCGTCCCTGTACAGCTTCCTGCTCGGACTATGCAGACCACTGGAGTGCAAGGCCATTTCTAAAACATGGTTCTGTGACGAACAAAGGCAGAGGTCAACTCCACTGAACACGGATGTTTCATTGTCCCGCTTTTACTTGCAGATTGTAAATTGCGCGTTTGGTTTTAATGGTTGTTACACTTAAATATCATTAACTCCACGAGGTTAGAGGTTAGGTATTCACTGCCGTTTGTTATTTAGCAAGAtgactcaaaaactactgaactgatttccatgaaacttttGTGGAGGATGAACTAGGAAGAACACACAACATTTGAAATGGATCCAGGTAAATGggtagatccaggattttcttttcagtgtcTTTAACATGACGAGACAGAGCGTATGAGCGGTTTCAGCTATCGTTTACATATATTCAGTAAGAACGTTTAATGCCACACCATCTCTGATccctaaaaaacatttttccattgAGTTTCACATAGTTATAGAGTTCTAAATATAGGTAAGATATCTGCATTGATATTAGACGGGAAAAAAAGATGGCAAACATCTTACTTTGTCGTTGGAGTTCAGCAGCCGTTTGTGTAGGATGGCGACTTCCCGTTTGAGGGAGTCCCTCTCCTTCTGCAGAACACGGACGTCGGCCTTGAGACGAGAACTTTGATGGTTCACAGCCTGACAAGTTTCATCCACTGTCTTCACctagagaggaaagaaaagaaaacattttaataaaagttaTCTCCTGCAGTTGCTGCAGTCAAATAAATGGTCcaacataaaaatgaatgtgtggtTGCAGGAGGCTCTCACCCTCTCTTGAGCTTTGGCGAGCTGGTTGCGGAGGCCCTGAGACTCCAGATCCacactcctccgctcctctAGGACATGGCTGAGCTTATTCTCCATAGAGTCCAACTTGACTGCCTGAAAACAAGAAGACGAGCGCAActgtaataaaaaaaccttCACTGGGAATTCAAATGAATTAGGTGCTGTTCAtactctttctctttgtgtctgtgccaTGCTTTGATTGGGTTGATGTGACGTGTCCCCGGCCTCATTCTCACCTTCTCTCTGAGGTCATACAGCTGCTGGGACAGCTGGGTGTTCCTGTCCTCCAGCTGTGCAGTGTCCTCCAGAGCTTTGGTCAGCTCTGCCTCCAGTGAAGACACACACGCTGCCAGCTAACACAAACAGCCACCGATTAACTACCCACTACGACCACCACGAAACCACTACGCCCCTCCTTTTATAAAACGTAGTTTACCTTGTTTTTATCTTCAGCAGGGAGcgcctccctcctcttcttttccttcaTCAGCTCTGCCAGCTGCTGTCGTAGATTCTCCTTATCAGCGATGTTTTGGAAATGTCTCTCCGACAGGATCCCGTTCTCATCCTCGAGTTGTTGGCCTTGCAAACGCAGCTCCGCAATCTGCAGGAGGAAATAAATGGACATCTCATGACATCATTCTGAATGAAGACAGACATCCAGCAAAAACACAAGTTGCGTGTAAAGTACCTGGTTCTGGAAATGTTCTGCTGCCTTATGAGCTGCGCCCTTCTCATTCCTCAAGTGTTCCAAAGTCCGtctgaaatcaaaacaatggAATGAAAAACGATATCATCTTACACAACTAAATTAAAATCCACTGACTAGAGgaattgaaaataatatttggCATTTCTTACGTCAACTCCCCCTGGGCCTCCTTCAAGTCCTGCTCCTTCAAAGCAGCAATTCTCTGCCTCAGCAGAAGGTTTTCTTCAGCGAGACGACAGGCCTCAGATctacagacagaaaacaagccATTagacaaaaatctgaaaaatggATTCTAACAAgctacattaaaaacataaccAACAGAATCTCCAAGATTCGTTTCACTACATGTTGATTAAAAGCAGCTTATTCTACCAAATACACACGTTGAACTTGcggtttcttcttttctttgcatCACACAGAGGTTGAGGAGCATTAGGACACTAATCACGGGCAGgagaaacactgtgtgtgtgtttgggaacAAAGAGAGGAGCGCTCCTCATAGCACCACCAGGGATGGGACCAGGAAAAGCCACAGGATACACGGGAGGACGGGATCCTAGTATTTCTGCACGTTACCTATGGGCCTGCGTTGTTTCATCTAATGTCTGCGACTTGTCCTGGAGCTCTGTGACGGCTCTGCGGAGTTTGGAGTTCTGCTTCTCAAACTCCTCACAGCAGTTCTCCAGGTCACTCACCGCCTGAACTTTGACCTCCGGCTGACTGGTAAGATCCAGGGAATCCTCTCCCGTGGGGCTCTGCGATCGCCCGGCGTCTGGATGCATCGCTGAGAGAGTCTCATACTGCTGCTCCAGTTCGCCGAACAACCCTGACAGCCGGGCGTTCTCCTCCCTCATCCTGCTGATCTCATCCACAAGTGAAAGCTGCTCATCTTGAAAATCATGGAAAATGTTCATCCTGGTTTCGAGGCTCCAAACGCTCTTTTCAAGTTCACAGTTTTGCTCCTTCAGTTTGgcattttcacacatgcaatCCTCATATCGAATCTGAAGATCTGTCATTTTTAAGGCCTTTATCTCGAGCCCTTTGACGTGCTCCATTAGCAGAACCATTTTCACTTTGAGGCTGTAGTTTTCCTCCAGAACCTGGTGGCCAGTTTTGATCTTCTCACTGTTATGAGCCAGGAGACTCTCGAGTATTTCCGTCTTCTGTTGGAGCAGAGAAATCTTCTCATGCAGGAGAACGTTCTCCTCTGTGGCAGTGTTGTACAAACCCTGGAGTTTTGCGTCCTGGTTCTCACAGTCACCATCTTTCTCCAGATGCTGCAGACAATCATGTGAGTAGTCAGCGCGCTCATCCTTTCTTTTAGTGGTTAAATGTTCACAGTCCGAATCTGAAACCAATTCAGCTTCGTGTTTATAGCGGTGAGAGTTATTTGGTAAAACATTAACCTCAGGATCCTCCAGAGACAGTTCACCAGGGTCACCTGTCTCCCCCAGCACCGGTGGTTCAGCCACAGTCTCGTGACAGGGCTCATCTTCGTGGGAAAAGCTTCCAGAGTCGTCTTGAGGTTTGGACTCATCCTCACATGATGCACGAGCGGTTTCTTTCTCACCATCTGCAGCGTCTTCGTCGGCATCCTCGTCTTCAAACACCTCAAGCGATGAGGCCGCTTCACACTGCATCTCTACGGAAACagattcttttttgttttcgaTATTCCTATGATTGGGGTTAGTTCCTTCTTCACTACAAAGTCCAGTTTCTGTGGAACAACAGCTAACATGAGCGTCGTCTTCGGCTTCGTCTGAGTTCAAATCTCCAGTTTGACAATCAGAAACGACttgattttcactttcttcaccGATATTCTCAGTCGGAGCCATTTGATTGTCTTGTTCTGGGTCCTCAGAGTCATCATCGGTAGCAGGGACCTCATTATCATATTCCTGACAAACATTTAGGATATCTTCAGGGCCTCTGTGCTCAGCATCAAGTGCATCCATTACAGTCTCATCCAGAAAAGGTGATGAACAAACTAGTTCTTCATTAGAGGACTCAACAAAATCATCGATCTGGTTTTCAGGTGATGGACAAGTTTTCTGTTCTTCACCAGAAAAAGAAATACTTTCtctaatgttttcattttcctctgtaaATGTGACTAAATCATTTGATCCCCTAATTTCTGTTTTCTCATCGTTTTCCATCGAGGTTGAAACCTGATCGAGTTCCTCCTCTAGCTCTTGAATTCTTCTTgtaaacatctctctctctgctagGAGATCGTCTTTGTCATTCTCAACATTATCTTTTAACTTCTCCTCGAGAACAGATGCATGTTCCTGTAGCTCCTTCCTTTCAAGTTCAAAGTCCTCCGCCGCCTGTttaagcagcagctccagctcctcgaTCTTCATCTTCAAATCGTCTCGCTCCGTCAACAGTCCAATCCGCTCCGTTATCTGACCCTCAGAAATCCCCAGCATCTCGTTGTATCTGGCCTCAAGTTCTAACTGGTTGCTCAGATGCTCTGTCCTCTCGTGTTTGAAATCCTCCACCGTTTGATTCAACAGGAGCTCGGCCTGCAGAGCTTTGGACTCAGACTGAGCAAGAAGCTGGTCTTTGATTTCCAGACTTTCCTGGAGACGGTTATGGAGGTCGTTCAGCTGCCTGCTGAGCTCTATCTCTTTTGTCTGGGCCAAACTAATGAAGTCATCCAGTTCCTTCTGCAGTTGCCGGTTTCTGACGATCACTTTGTCCAGTTCTTTCTTGTGGAGACTCTCAAGCTCACGTCGTTCTTTGATCCACTCTCGAttcaggctctctctctcctgctccatttcctcctccatcagtcgTCTGTGTTCCTCAGCATTTTCAAAAGCCTCTTGCATCTGAGCCTCCCAGTGTCGCCTCTGCTCCTCGTGGCTTTCAGAGAGCGCCCTCAGCTCACGTTGGTAGTGCTGATCGAGTTTCAACACGTCGGCCTGAAAACGCTCTGCGACCAATTCTTGATCACCCGAGAAACGCTCTTCCACTTCTTTGATTCTGTGGGTGAAGCTGATCTGGATTTCCCTCCTGTACGTGGTTATTCAATGAATGTTACGGCAACAGGATTAAACTCTTATTTGTATAATGTCAACAATTCgggacaaacacatttttctatttgagCTTATTATAAAAGGATTAgtcaaacatttcagaaaatgcaCTTCTTTCTTGCTTTGA
The sequence above is drawn from the Hippoglossus hippoglossus isolate fHipHip1 chromosome 22, fHipHip1.pri, whole genome shotgun sequence genome and encodes:
- the nin gene encoding ninein isoform X4, whose amino-acid sequence is MDDGQEQDQYEEQLKELFNTFDTSGCGSLSPEELSDLCQSLRLEDATPTLLHALLQNQDRLTARVDFDQFKNALILVLSSSIEPPQAEEETFQKPESPEIQPKFVKGSKRYGRRSTPDLVEPISDLSEVTNVNPAEGEDLEDNYDSAVPRKRERWNAHESNTEEYEAEGQMHLWNPDEPSTPRGSVVPLPTGLEERLREACEELNVPWDRCADHTELLDVCEHLGLEINEDFLQSLTGGGVMNVQELVSRVVNHNKPPTPSASTPYRQLKRHHSTQPFDEGGRRIAASSVLTSTIGMRLFSTLDDGTGFTPAEHILDAWIDEGIENSTEILQALNFDLDGKLSLGDLTMALENELLLTKNGIHQAALASFRAEIRHLLERVDRELREKEKIRSDLEKAEKLKTQLATEVDEHHSAIEHTNNLKLRKLEQEQKEKLAAVRSELMQEMDQIQQQAGLQREELEAEIEKIREDESFLRDHLSISVKENRRLEMDVLDSTDKLVEAQSHISKLQTSLEKVMKEKFGDLDPGSAEFFLQEERMRHLSSGHEAQCRELQDRIDELQSELQEFHSLGRVHQPCNKPLSEELESKSPGMESDPGIGSEEVQPFSMSLEAEMMMEQLKEQHLQEMEQLRNQLETKINDFDTMVDQQRATQQDQNSIAALQYQQEVQALREELASFQSHAQELQSQLKQVELERLCLERRPAEEREALEKLQEEEVGNLRQQLLEAHTCTADLEEQLKNLEAEQSEADEIHHSEIDVLKKQHAAEMKKLEEEHVELSKARLGEEMKNVQEERAELEKRFLDECETQKEQLQLRHEIELKAKLEEVRLRFEEQQEAFVQRLTQQWEKERAQLDEQNNESLQVLLEEEMLRLVKEQEEKDGKLTEQWETERARLQEHHRDTLHERILEERLQLQEQFEQKEKRLKEEWERERLQLEEDYEGMFEDRLNEEREKLETEREDVEKRLENSMAEERALLEESHREAMKERTAKHSEERNALSSMLDKLRDDMAQERREIQISFTHRIKEVEERFSGDQELVAERFQADVLKLDQHYQRELRALSESHEEQRRHWEAQMQEAFENAEEHRRLMEEEMEQERESLNREWIKERRELESLHKKELDKVIVRNRQLQKELDDFISLAQTKEIELSRQLNDLHNRLQESLEIKDQLLAQSESKALQAELLLNQTVEDFKHERTEHLSNQLELEARYNEMLGISEGQITERIGLLTERDDLKMKIEELELLLKQAAEDFELERKELQEHASVLEEKLKDNVENDKDDLLAEREMFTRRIQELEEELDQVSTSMENDEKTEIRGSNDLVTFTEENENIRESISFSGEEQKTCPSPENQIDDFVESSNEELVCSSPFLDETVMDALDAEHRGPEDILNVCQEYDNEVPATDDDSEDPEQDNQMAPTENIGEESENQVVSDCQTGDLNSDEAEDDAHVSCCSTETGLCSEEGTNPNHRNIENKKESVSVEMQCEAASSLEVFEDEDADEDAADGEKETARASCEDESKPQDDSGSFSHEDEPCHETVAEPPVLGETGDPGELSLEDPEVNVLPNNSHRYKHEAELVSDSDCEHLTTKRKDERADYSHDCLQHLEKDGDCENQDAKLQGLYNTATEENVLLHEKISLLQQKTEILESLLAHNSEKIKTGHQVLEENYSLKVKMVLLMEHVKGLEIKALKMTDLQIRYEDCMCENAKLKEQNCELEKSVWSLETRMNIFHDFQDEQLSLVDEISRMREENARLSGLFGELEQQYETLSAMHPDAGRSQSPTGEDSLDLTSQPEVKVQAVSDLENCCEEFEKQNSKLRRAVTELQDKSQTLDETTQAHRSEACRLAEENLLLRQRIAALKEQDLKEAQGELTRTLEHLRNEKGAAHKAAEHFQNQIAELRLQGQQLEDENGILSERHFQNIADKENLRQQLAELMKEKKRREALPAEDKNKLAACVSSLEAELTKALEDTAQLEDRNTQLSQQLYDLREKAVKLDSMENKLSHVLEERRSVDLESQGLRNQLAKAQERVKTVDETCQAVNHQSSRLKADVRVLQKERDSLKREVAILHKRLLNSNDKNHVLEMALHSSGLHSPSRKLYRDEMSRLMDQEQQLLRQENERLQAEVRNIKGDMVQSREKVRQLDATILSLKQHRHPSQSLLVKALEQENTSLKQELEAQKEQTKGCEAGRGHTELESLQQENEALKAQMARLSTQLLESFQAHLVGLLPPSPHRIPRGQHRGDEPDNMQDDRQRKMKNMEERMREIELSLHNVKLLLKEKVSQLKDQLNKNSKADVLIEDLYVENAQLLKALEITEQRHKIAEKKNYLLEEKISSLNKIVRDLNPSPLPPLPYHYKCS